The following proteins come from a genomic window of Mycolicibacterium rufum:
- the rpmB gene encoding 50S ribosomal protein L28 yields MAAVCDICGKGPGFGKSVSHSHRRTSRRWNPNIQSVRAVARPGGNKQRVNVCTSCLKAGKVSRG; encoded by the coding sequence ATGGCTGCCGTGTGCGATATCTGCGGGAAGGGCCCCGGCTTCGGCAAGTCGGTGTCGCACTCCCATCGCCGGACCAGCCGCCGGTGGAACCCGAACATCCAGTCCGTGCGCGCGGTGGCGCGTCCGGGCGGCAACAAGCAGCGCGTGAACGTCTGCACCTCCTGCCTGAAGGCCGGCAAGGTCTCGCGCGGCTGA